In Bacillus rossius redtenbacheri isolate Brsri chromosome 15, Brsri_v3, whole genome shotgun sequence, one genomic interval encodes:
- the LOC134539295 gene encoding hemolymph lipopolysaccharide-binding protein-like, with protein sequence MKAMLAVSLLLAAVCLPARAATVLSSGATGYEYFPGFGFYKFYSQPQTWTEAVQTCLEDGGQLGVIGSQEEAQLYQTLLARHARVSGASSQSYFYVGLTEFQNSRDFLTLDGVPVEETGYSTWASGEPNNAHGVAEKCGSIDRSVKLNDIPCSDKLAFICELKYPSTTRLH encoded by the exons ATGAAGGCTATGCTGGCGGTCTCTCTCCTGCTGGCGGCGGTCTGCCTGCCGGCGCGCGCGGCCACTGTCCTCAGCTCCGGCGCCACCGGCTACGAGTACTTCCCTGGCTTCGGCTTCTACAAGTTCTACTCGCAGCCGCAGACGTGGACCGAGGCCGTGCAGACCTGCCTGGAGGACGGCGGTCAGCTGGGCGTCATCGGCTCCCAAGAGGAGGCGCAGCTGTACCAGACCCTCCTGGCCCGCCACGCCAGGGTCTCCGGCGCCAGCAGCCAGAGCTACTTCTACGTCGGCCTCACCGAGTTCCAGAACTCCCGCGACTTCCTCACGCTCGACG GCGTCCCAGTGGAAGAGACCGGCTACTCCACTTGGGCATCTGGAGAGCCCAACAACGCTCATGGAGTAGCGGAGAAGTGTGGATCCATCGACCGCAGCGTTAAGCTGAACGACATCCCCTGCTCCGACAAGCTGGCCTTCATCTGCGAGCTGAAATACCCGTCTACGACTCGCCTGCACTAG
- the LOC134539308 gene encoding hemolymph lipopolysaccharide-binding protein-like, giving the protein MKAMLAVSLLLAAVCLPARAATVLSSGATGYEYFPGFGFYKFYSQPQTWTEAVQTCLEDGGQLGVIGSQEEAQLYQTLLARHARVSGASSQSYFYVGLTEFQNSRDFLTLGGVPVEETGYSTWASGEPNNAHGVAEKCGSIDRSVKLNDIPCSDKLAFICELKYPSTTRLH; this is encoded by the exons ATGAAGGCTATGCTGGCGGTCTCTCTCCTGCTGGCGGCGGTCTGCCTGCCGGCGCGCGCGGCCACTGTCCTCAGCTCCGGCGCCACCGGCTACGAGTACTTCCCTGGCTTCGGCTTCTACAAGTTCTACTCGCAGCCGCAGACGTGGACCGAGGCCGTGCAGACCTGCCTGGAGGACGGCGGTCAGCTGGGCGTCATCGGCTCCCAAGAGGAGGCGCAGCTGTACCAGACCCTCCTGGCCCGCCACGCCAGGGTCTCCGGCGCCAGCAGCCAGAGCTACTTCTACGTCGGCCTCACCGAGTTCCAGAACTCCCGCGACTTCCTCACGCTCGGCG GCGTCCCAGTGGAAGAGACCGGCTACTCCACTTGGGCATCTGGAGAGCCCAACAACGCTCATGGAGTAGCGGAGAAGTGTGGATCCATCGACCGCAGCGTCAAGCTGAACGACATCCCCTGCTCCGACAAGCTGGCCTTCATCTGCGAGCTGAAATACCCGTCCACAACTCGCCTGCACTAG